Part of the Tolypothrix sp. PCC 7910 genome, TCTTGGAATAGTTGTTTTACCCGTTCGTAAGCTTGTTGTCTCTCTGGATTAATCTTTTGTGGGGTGGGTGCAGTATGTTGAGCTATTTTTACGCTTTTTGCACTTACTGATATCACCAGAGATTCTGAAACCAACATCATACTAAGCAATACAGTAAAAGTGCGACTTGTAAAAAGTTGCAAACATCTCTTTGGCATTTATTTGCGCTCCCATCCCGCATTTATGGCTGCACTATTGAGCCACTAATTAGTTTTATTTGATTAGATAACTGTAATTTTACATAATTCTGAAAATAATTAATACAGTCTAATATTTAATTTATGATGTTCTAATACCAATTTTAAAAAAGAATGTGACAGTAGGGGCATGGCAATGCCATGCCCTCTAGAATATATTGATTTTCTCTCAAATTGCCAAGCATATTAAAAGCGTGCGTTACACTTGCTTAACGCATGCTAGTAGCATGATCTGTCTAATATCAATCAAACAAAACTGGGGAATAAATCATTTGTTAAGGCACAAAGCTATGATGATTTACATCAAAAAATATCTATGCCTCTTAATTGATGTTTGTTTAATTTTTTGTATTGCCTAGTTGTTCCATATTATGATTACTAGATTCAGATTTAAGTGTGCTATCAAGTATTGCTTTTGGCTTGGGTGGCATGGCTGTAAAACGAATTAGAAAATAACTGTCATCATCAGAAGCTTTTTTCAACACCTTGGCATAGATATCGCCTTCACCAGGAGCAATTTCTGGTGCGTTTAACAATCTCATCTTGAGGTTAGTTAAAGAATCCAGGGAATTTGGCGATCGCAATATTCCACCATGCTCGGATAATTTAACAATTTCACCATTGAATATGGTTCCTACTGCGTGTTTACCTTCCAAAATTGTATATTCTACAGGAATTTCCTCAGACAATTGCAGCATATTGTCATCTGATTTAGGTAAGTCAAGATTGTACTTCCCACCAATGCCGCCAATATCATAAATTGTAATAGGAGCTTTAATTCCTTTTGGTTCTACCCGTAATTCTCCATCAATTCTAATATTAATATAAGGGTCAATATTGGCATCTTTCAAAGTTTCCTCAGAAATCAAAATTTGACCGCCTACTGTATAAGATTCAATCCGGGAAGTTAAATTAACATGGCTCCCCACAACTGAATATTTAGCACGTTTTTGAGATCCAACATTACCCGCTACAACCTCGCCTGTATGAATACCAATTCCCATTTCGATAATTGGTAAATTCATTTGTTGATTATGTTCATTTACAGGTTTCATGGCTAATTGCATAGCAATAGCACAAGCAATTGCTCTTTGAGAGTCGTCTTCGCGGCTCACAGGCGCACCAAACATCACAAAGATACCATCACCAATAAACTCATTAATCGTACCGTTGTAATGGTTGATCACATCCGCCATTGCACCCAAATAAACATTGAGGATTGCTACCACTTGTTCTGGTGGTAAACGTTCGGATACAGCAGAGAATCCTCTTAAATCAGACATTAAGACTGTGACTTTTCTGCGTTCTCCTCCTAGCTTCAGTCCAGAAGGAGTTTCTAGCAAATTAGCAACAACTTCATCTGTAACGTAGCGACCAAAGGTGCGGCGCATTTCCGCAGCACTCCGCGCGATATATTGAGTGACTGCGATCGCAGATCCAGTTAAAGCGAACAGGGGCGGTATAATAGGAATCCACCAAGCAAAAAGAAAAGCTAAATAACTCCCACCTACTAAACAACTAGTTGCTAATACAATACTGCTAGTAGTACTTGTCAGGGAAAATTTCTTGGTTTCATTAGTAATATGTCGATGTTGCCAACATAAAGTAGCACCGACTATCGACCAAAATAAAATCCATAACCATTCTATAGGTTCAGGTAATGTCTTAATTTGTGGGCGGCCTTCCAAAGCTGAACTCAAAATTTGACTAATCAAATTGGCATGAATTGCAACTCCAGCCATTCTTTCTGGCGCACCCATTACCTTACTGCTATAAGATGTCCAAAATAGATCC contains:
- a CDS encoding CHASE2 domain-containing protein, which gives rise to MRAKLKQLLWQWRGVLLAVPNVTGIVIALRFMGLLEFLELTALDQFFLLRPQQPVDERIVIVEINESDITKLKGWPINDDVLAKVLNNIKQQQPQAIGLDIYRDLPLNPGYQNLVKTFKSTPNLIGVEKLSNTSDSSSVKPPPELKKLNQVGANDFPLDKDGKIRRALLYAGLPDGSNLESFGLKLSLLYLKPRGITEKPAANNPNYLQLGKGVFPTFEANDGGYFRADDRSYQILLNYRGGINRFTRVSIYDVLENRIAPGLMQGKIVLVGATAESLKDLFWTSYSSKVMGAPERMAGVAIHANLISQILSSALEGRPQIKTLPEPIEWLWILFWSIVGATLCWQHRHITNETKKFSLTSTTSSIVLATSCLVGGSYLAFLFAWWIPIIPPLFALTGSAIAVTQYIARSAAEMRRTFGRYVTDEVVANLLETPSGLKLGGERRKVTVLMSDLRGFSAVSERLPPEQVVAILNVYLGAMADVINHYNGTINEFIGDGIFVMFGAPVSREDDSQRAIACAIAMQLAMKPVNEHNQQMNLPIIEMGIGIHTGEVVAGNVGSQKRAKYSVVGSHVNLTSRIESYTVGGQILISEETLKDANIDPYINIRIDGELRVEPKGIKAPITIYDIGGIGGKYNLDLPKSDDNMLQLSEEIPVEYTILEGKHAVGTIFNGEIVKLSEHGGILRSPNSLDSLTNLKMRLLNAPEIAPGEGDIYAKVLKKASDDDSYFLIRFTAMPPKPKAILDSTLKSESSNHNMEQLGNTKN